A stretch of Lachancea thermotolerans CBS 6340 chromosome D complete sequence DNA encodes these proteins:
- the HMG1 gene encoding hydroxymethylglutaryl-CoA reductase (NADPH) HMG1 (similar to uniprot|P12683 Saccharomyces cerevisiae YML075C HMG1 One of two isozymes of HMG-CoA reductase that catalyzes the conversion of HMG-CoA to mevalonate which is a rate-limiting step in sterol biosynthesis localizes to the nuclear envelope overproduction induces the formation of karmellae), which yields MPLLFRQFKSLAKPFAYISKLSARQPIHVILITISLAAVAYLSVVRSYFNGWQLDTKSIFAGNSDADQLQDECIHYLHAGDAGAWTKLSGEEVASAVFSEHYYLTQLDFKSHNRTLSLPELDNVVVESNGTKFVLQENLTLPKVLHSKDGTTWTLRPHRFRLYDIKNGIISTISTLLGKIQDAEMFDVFIIGTAYVAMLYTVAGLFLEMRKKTESKFWIALAAIVGSTSALCLGLYTSQVLLELPVTALSLIEGIPFVVVIVGFNHKIRLASYLLNYLKKYGFSQKYDASELVFHAMCEEGARLLQDHLLCIVAFLGCSLYAHDLTALRNFCILASLVLFYDLILTCTYYASVLALKLEINIIHRSTIIKETLEEDGVIKSTAESVSVAETQSKASILTSNTSVILLKLLVVIGFISFNFYSFGARWTYQTFSALYSKPSDPVLPDFISGSLGKSGSSSVLISLVPAQYYQPMKVYFQVEDLILSTLRYVSVSIRDRFISKLVLFALVVSASINIYLLNAGRIHTEFTAKQLQKLNKKKSSAASKQHATEKTNGKSVAPAPKKPISPPLTSKSSSEEESESDLDEKTVRPLETLAEIMKSGGVKSMNNREVASLVVGGKLPLYALEKQLGDTTRAVVVRRRALARLADAPVLETDRLPYRHYDYDRVLGACCENVIGYMPLPVGVIGPLVIDGVPYHIPMATTEGCLVASAMRGCKAINAGGGATTVLTKDGMTRGPCVRFPTLARAGACKIWLDSEEGQNRVKKAFNSTSRFARLQHCQTALAGDLLFIRFRTTTGDAMGMNMISKGVEFSLKQMVEEFGWDDMSIVSVSGNYCTDKKPAAINWIEGRGKSVVAEAIIPGDVVRKVLKSDVKALVELNISKNLIGSAMAGSVGGFNAHAANLLTAVYLALGQDPAQNVESSNCITLMNEVNGDLKISVSMPSIEVGTIGGGTILEPQSAMLDLLGVRGPHPTAPGDNARQLAKVVACAVLAGELSLCSALAAGHLVQSHMILNRGKSTPATPATPATPQEGVKRLKEGAVNCIKS from the coding sequence ATGCCTTTACTTTTCCGGCAGTTCAAGTCGCTTGCGAAGCCCTTCGCTTACATATCGAAGCTCTCAGCAAGACAACCCATTCATGTTATTCTGATTACAATCTCCCTGGCGGCTGTCGCATACTTGTCGGTGGTTCGCAGCTACTTCAATGGGTGGCAGCTGGACACCAAAAGCATTTTCGCGGGTAACAGTGACGCCGATCAGTTGCAAGACGAATGCATTCACTATCTGCACGCAGGTGATGCAGGCGCGTGGACAAAGCTGAGCGGCGAAGAAGTCGCTTCTGCTGTGTTCTCCGAGCACTACTATCTTACGCAACTGGACTTCAAGTCGCACAACCGCACCCTCAGCCTACCCGAGCTGGATAACGTTGTGGTTGAGAGCAATGGCACCAAGTTCGTTCTCCAGGAGAACCTGACGCTACCCAAAGTGCTGCATTCCAAGGACGGTACCACCTGGACACTGAGACCTCACCGCTTCAGACTCTAcgacatcaaaaatggtATCATCTCAACAATCAGCACTTTGCTTGGGAAAATTCAGGATGCTGAGATGTTTGACGTATTCATTATCGGTACTGCTTATGTTGCAATGCTGTACACTGTTGCAGGTCTCTTTCTCGAGAtgagaaagaaaaccgAGTCGAAATTCTGGATTGCACTGGCCGCCATTGTCGGTTCCACGAGTGCACTATGCCTCGGACTGTACACTAGTCAAGTACTGTTGGAGCTGCCTGTCACCGCTTTGAGTTTGATCGAAGGTATCCCCTTCGTTGTCGTCATTGTGGGCTTCAATCACAAAATTAGATTGGCGTCTTACCTCCTCAATTACTTAAAGAAGTACggcttttctcaaaagtATGACGCTTCTGAGCTAGTCTTCCACGCTATGTGCGAAGAAGGCGCTCGCTTGCTACAAGACCATTTATTATGCATAGTCGCCTTCCTAGGGTGCTCTCTCTACGCTCACGACCTCACAGCGCTTAGAAACTTTTGCATTTTGGCTTCATTGGTTCTTTTCTATGATTTGATCTTGACCTGCACATACTACGCTTCCGTACTGGCTCTaaagcttgaaattaaCATTATTCACCGTTCTACAATCATCAAGGAGACCCTCGAGGAAGATGGTGTTATTAAGAGCACCGCGGAGTCTGTATCTGTTGCTGAAACCCAATCGAAAGCTTCCATTCTCACTTCAAACACCAGTGTCATTCTACTGAAACTGCTCGTCGTTATCGGCTTCAtaagcttcaacttctaCAGCTTTGGTGCGAGATGGACATACCAGACGTTTTCAGCATTATACTCAAAGCCATCAGACCCTGTTCTACCAGACTTCATTTCAGGTAGCTTAGGAAAGAGCGGTTCGAGTAGTGTACTGATATCCTTGGTACCTGCACAGTACTACCAGCCAATGAAGGTATACTTTCAAGTCGAAGATTTGATCTTGTCTACTCTGCGTTATGTGAGTGTGTCCATCCGTGACAGATTTATCAGTAAACTTGTACTGTTTGCTCTAGTTGTGAGTGCGTCCATCAATATCTATTTATTGAACGCTGGAAGAATCCACACGGAGTTTACCGCTAAACAACTGCAGaaactcaacaaaaaaaaatcatctGCTGCCTCCAAACAACACGCTACCGAAAAAACTAACGGTAAGTCTGTAGCCCCTGCCCCAAAGAAACCTATTTCCCCTCCTTTGACATCTAAGTCATCAtccgaagaagaaagcgagAGCGACCTAGATGAGAAAACTGTGCGCCCTCTAGAGACCCTAGCAGAAATCATGAAGTCTGGGGGAGTCAAGAGCATGAACAACAGAGAAGTTGCTTCCCTAGTCGTCGGAGGCAAGTTGCCACTGTATGCATTGGAAAAGCAACTGGGTGACACAACGCGCGCTGTTGTCGTTCGTCGTCGCGCATTGGCTAGACTTGCTGACGCTCCTGTACTTGAAACCGACCGTTTGCCATACAGACACTATGATTACGACCGCGTTTTGGGAGCTTGTTGTGAAAACGTTATTGGTTATATGCCTCTCCCAGTAGGTGTCATCGGTCCCCTAGTCATAGACGGCGTTCCCTACCACATCCCAATGGCTACCACCGAAGGTTGCTTGGTAGCCTCCGCAATGCGTGGATGCAAGGCTATCAACGCTGGTGGTGGTGCCACTACCGTTCTAACTAAAGATGGTATGACTAGAGGCCCATGTGTCAGGTTCCCAACACTGGCAAGAGCTGGCGCTTGCAAGATCTGGCTtgactctgaagaaggTCAAAATAGGGTCAAGAAGGCTTTCAACTCCACGTCCCGTTTTGCCCGCTTGCAGCACTGTCAGACCGCCTTAGCAGGCGACTTGTTGTTTATTCGTTTCAGGACTACTACTGGTGATGCTATGGGCATGAACATGATTTCCAAGGGTGTCGAATTCTCCTTGAAGCAAATGGTTGAAGAATTCGGCTGGGACGACATGTCAATTGTTTCCGTGTCAGGCAACTACTGTACAGACAAGAAGCCAGCGGCAATTAACTGGATCGAAGGTCGTGGTAAGAGTGTTGTTGCCGAAGCTATCATTCCTGGTGACGTGGTGCgcaaggttttgaagagcgATGTCAAGGCTTTAGTTGAACTGAACATTTCCAAGAATCTGATTGGATCAGCCATGGCTGGCTCTGTCGGTGGTTTCAACGCCCACGCTGCCAATTTGCTAACTGCTGTTTATTTGGCCCTGGGACAGGACCCTGCGCAGAACGTGGAGAGTTCTAACTGTATCACGTTGATGAACGAGGTCAACGGCGATCTTAAGATCTCTGTGTCCATGCCTTCGATCGAGGTGGGCACTATCGGTGGCGGTACCATTCTGGAGCCCCAGTCTGCCATGTTAGACCTGCTAGGTGTCCGCGGACCACATCCTACGGCTCCCGGAGACAACGCACGCCAACTGGCTAAGGTTGTGGCTTGCGCGGTTCTTGCCGGTGAACTTTCTCTGTGTTCCGCGCTGGCCGCCGGCCACTTGGTGCAGAGTCACATGATTCTAAACCGTGGAAAAAGCACGCCAGCGACCCCGGCAACCCCGGCGACCCCTCAAGAGGGCGTCAAGCGCCTCAAAGAGGGCGCCGTCAATTGCATCAAATCGTAA
- the FPR3 gene encoding peptidylprolyl isomerase FPR3 (highly similar to uniprot|Q06205 Saccharomyces cerevisiae and to YML074c uniprot|P38911 Saccharomyces cerevisiae) — protein sequence MSELLPLATYNLKVEPYTPTPAIDVTVPVTVRITLAAVDPEAVDKENKPSTLRIIKRNPDFDDDEDDILGGDFDEDELDNEESDEEEAQEEEKPAKKSKGKSKKQQKKEQEEEEEESEGSIEEEEAELDDEFQEYVVLTLSPKVQFQQTLDLVIAPEEEVQFVLTGSYPIHLTGNYVKHPFDQPQYGDDDSEEEDSEEYDSEEYDLTPDEDELLDDLEDVSDVESRIEELVQQDEQKNKNKNKNKKRKQDEKEDGDEEKAPEQPKETKKTKKEEPKKDKKEKKVEFKKNLEEGPSKKAAKEAAKETKPKTQALEGGIIVEDRVVGQGKTAKRGSKVGMRYIGKLKNGKVFDKNTSGKPFNFNLGRGEVIKGWDIGVAGMAVGGERRIVIPAPYAYGKQALPGIPANSELTFDVKLVSMK from the coding sequence ATGTCTGAATTACTACCTCTAGCTACTTACAACTTGAAGGTTGAGCCTTACACCCCCACGCCTGCCATTGATGTCACTGTGCCAGTGACCGTTAGAATCACCTTGGCTGCTGTGGACCCAGAGGCAGTggacaaggaaaacaagccTTCCACTTTGAGAATTATCAAGAGAAACCCAGACttcgacgacgacgaggatGACATTCTAGGTGGCGACTTcgacgaagacgagctGGACAACGAGGAATccgacgaggaagaggcgcaggaggaggagaagcCCGCCAAGAAATCCAAGGGCAAGTCTAAGAAAcagcagaagaaggagcaggaagaagaagaggaggagtCCGAGGGATCTAtcgaggaagaggaggccGAGCTAGACGATGAGTTCCAAGAGTACGTTGTGCTGACTCTGTCGCCTAAGGTTCAATTCCAGCAGACCCTAGACTTGGTAATTGCACCTGAAGAGGAGGTTCAGTTTGTCCTCACTGGTTCATACCCAATCCACTTGACTGGTAACTACGTCAAGCACCCATTCGACCAGCCACAGTACGGAGACGACGACTCTGAGGAGGAAGACTCTGAGGAATACGACAGTGAGGAGTACGATCTGACCCCagacgaggacgagctGCTAGATGACTTGGAGGACGTCAGTGACGTCGAGAGCCGCATCGAGGAGCTAGTTCAGCAAGACGAgcagaagaacaagaacaaaaacaagaacaagaaaagaaagcaagacgaaaaagaagacGGTGACGAAGAGAAGGCGCCTGAGCAGCCTAAAgagaccaagaagaccaagaaggaggagccaaagaaggacaagaaggagaaaaaggtcgagttcaagaagaacctAGAAGAGGGTCCTTCCAAGAAGGCCGCCAAGGAGGCTGCCAAGGAGACCAAGCCAAAGACACAAGCACTAGAGGGCGGCATCATTGTCGAGGACCGCGTCGTTGGCCAGGGTAAAACCGCAAAGAGGGGATCCAAGGTCGGCATGAGATACATCGGTAAGCTCAAGAACGGCAAGGTCTTCGACAAGAACACCAGCGGTAAGCctttcaacttcaacttggGCCGTGGCGAAGTTATCAAGGGATGGGACATCGGTGTCGCCGGCATGGCTGTTGGCGGCGAACGTAGAATTGTTATCCCAGCTCCATACGCATACGGCAAGCAAGCCCTACCAGGCATTCCAGCCAACTCGGAGTTGACCTTTGACGTCAAGCTGGTTTCTATGAAATAA
- a CDS encoding KLTH0D16808p (conserved hypothetical protein), with the protein MKFSVLFSVFCASVASGMCIVRFDQDFPIPVDTTQPVGDFMCNHAELWLHKFSNGTVALESIDDNSIVQIIPDDSVFAQTAEDSGYLQSTDDDELEWAPA; encoded by the coding sequence ATGAAGTTCTCAGTGTTGTTTTCCGTTTTCTGTGCCAGTGTCGCCTCCGGAATGTGCATTGTTAGATTCGACCAAGATTTCCCCATCCCAGTGGATACCACGCAGCCCGTCGGCGATTTTATGTGCAATCACGCGGAGCTATGGCTTCACAAGTTCAGTAACGGCACTGTTGCGTTGGAGTCAATCGACGACAACAGCATCGTGCAGATCATTCCAGATGACTCTGTGTTCGCGCAAACAGCCGAGGATTCAGGCTACCTTCAATCCACGGACGACGACGAACTCGAGTGGGCACCAGCTTAA
- a CDS encoding KLTH0D16830p (no similarity), with translation MTQLPRRVIRRRCIVKHPYDRPLHFCATQIFPPVVPLRLSLGSPLATPAKCAMRGNCRAPICARAPCSAQQQKQSPTVASGQDRQSSLHASCDYSERACACRRTPKSAYKLPEKFAAARIDETWLRNDFPATDRRAFLLLDLKRHWSKTNREKKSTRVRKI, from the coding sequence ATGACGCAACTCCCACGGCGCGTCATCCGACGGCGCTGCATTGTCAAGCACCCATATGACCGTCCGTTACATTTTTGCGCAACGCAGATCTTTCCGCCCGTCGTGCCGCTACGGCTGTCTCTGGGCTCTCCCCTCGCCACACCTGCAAAATGTGCAATGCGGGGTAATTGCCGTGCGCCGATctgcgctcgcgcgccGTGCTCGGCACAGCAACAGAAACAAAGCCCTACTGTGGCCTCGGGCCAAGATAGGCAGTCCAGCCTCCACGCGTCCTGTGATTATTCAGAGCGCGCCTGTGCCTGCCGGAGAACCCCTAAGTCCGCATACAAGCTTCCGGAAAAATTCGCAGCTGCCCGCATTGATGAAACATGGCTCAGGAATGATTTTCCGGCGACAGACAGACGCGCCTTTTTACTTCTAGATTTGAAACGGCATTGGTCAAAAACGAACAgggaaaaaaaatcaacGAGGGTCAGAAaaatttaa